From Chryseobacterium sp. H1D6B, a single genomic window includes:
- a CDS encoding DUF2024 family protein codes for MQAAVWDTYVTKDNGTVMHFDIIVPSEIKDSAVIYRYGKEYLKEKNQEKQALTSNECSFCHIETVLPEWEAAINKKGYFIIEMENCN; via the coding sequence ATGCAGGCAGCAGTTTGGGACACTTATGTAACGAAAGATAACGGGACAGTAATGCATTTCGACATTATTGTACCTTCAGAGATAAAAGACAGTGCTGTAATTTACCGTTACGGTAAAGAGTATCTGAAAGAGAAAAATCAGGAAAAGCAAGCACTCACTTCTAATGAATGCAGTTTTTGTCATATTGAAACTGTACTTCCAGAATGGGAAGCTGCAATAAATAAAAAAGGCTATTTCATCATTGAAATGGAAAATTGTAATTAA
- a CDS encoding ATP-binding protein — protein sequence MNLYDLIIQDKEQVTLNDVFLEESNKEQFLQLIKEHTYSKELQEYGLPINNKVLLQGSSGCGKTMTAKAIANALGKNILILNLSNIVSSRIGETSQNIKMIFDKAGRERSVLFLDELDQIGKARGSDDKDVGEMRRLVNTLIQLIDYYPENSLLLCATNHPEIIDTALLRRFQLKINYEMPSAAFLDTFYDTLLSKFPEDLQNIDRKYDISFAEAKDYAFTIIKSDFIKKLEARQSTPI from the coding sequence ATGAATCTGTACGACCTGATCATTCAAGATAAAGAACAAGTAACCCTTAATGATGTATTTCTTGAGGAATCCAATAAGGAGCAGTTTCTCCAGCTTATTAAAGAACACACTTATAGCAAAGAACTGCAGGAATACGGACTTCCTATCAACAATAAAGTACTGCTGCAGGGAAGTTCAGGATGCGGCAAAACAATGACTGCAAAAGCAATTGCAAATGCACTGGGAAAAAATATTCTAATCCTCAATCTCAGCAATATCGTTTCTTCACGAATTGGAGAAACCTCACAGAATATTAAAATGATTTTCGACAAAGCTGGAAGAGAAAGATCTGTTCTTTTTTTGGATGAACTGGATCAGATAGGAAAAGCCAGAGGAAGTGATGACAAGGATGTGGGTGAGATGAGGAGACTGGTAAATACATTGATACAGCTTATTGATTATTATCCGGAAAATTCTCTGCTTTTATGTGCTACCAATCATCCTGAAATCATAGACACTGCTTTGTTGAGACGTTTTCAGTTAAAGATCAATTACGAAATGCCTTCAGCTGCTTTTTTGGATACTTTTTACGACACCCTTTTATCCAAATTTCCGGAAGACCTGCAAAATATTGACCGTAAATATGATATTTCTTTTGCAGAAGCGAAGGATTATGCATTTACCATTATTAAATCAGATTTCATTAAAAAACTAGAAGCCAGACAATCCACACCAATATGA
- a CDS encoding helix-turn-helix transcriptional regulator, whose product MNKHDLGFQIKKLRERKNISQGKMAGHLEISQSKLSKIENGKIKKVDFILMEKICRFFSISNSEFLDPAFFK is encoded by the coding sequence ATGAACAAACATGATTTGGGATTTCAGATTAAGAAACTGAGGGAGCGAAAGAATATTTCACAAGGAAAAATGGCTGGACATTTAGAAATTTCTCAAAGTAAATTATCCAAAATAGAAAACGGAAAAATAAAGAAAGTAGATTTTATACTCATGGAAAAAATCTGCCGCTTCTTTTCTATTTCAAATTCTGAATTTCTTGATCCTGCTTTTTTTAAATAA
- a CDS encoding thioredoxin family protein has product MKKSIFYHAGCPVCVSAEHDIITLIGAENVEIVHLGNDRNRIEEAEKAGLKSVPALVTPTGNVLHINFGASMTEVKG; this is encoded by the coding sequence ATGAAAAAATCAATTTTTTACCACGCAGGATGTCCAGTATGTGTAAGCGCAGAACATGATATTATCACTCTTATTGGAGCAGAAAATGTAGAAATCGTTCATCTAGGAAATGACAGAAACAGAATTGAAGAAGCGGAAAAAGCAGGTTTAAAATCTGTTCCAGCATTGGTAACACCTACTGGAAATGTACTTCATATCAATTTTGGAGCATCAATGACTGAAGTAAAAGGTTAA
- a CDS encoding DcaP family trimeric outer membrane transporter, with the protein MTKKTHQRLLASFILVSLLNGKMYSQTTIKTITTHQSAASASSDHNAWSVYLKGFIQTDVMLDFQETASKDGFAVPSILIPQHNSISSNFSVKQSQIGLGVKQSDSDISAYVEIDFLGPNGTTAPRFRKGYVQWKKLLAGQTWSNFSDAEIFPNIFDFAGPNGTLFLRTIQIRYTTQLSKKEILSLSLEDANARSISLPANLAWKKKAMIPSFTALYRYGNERNYFKLGSVLSPISYEMKNAEEKYTTHTVLGFGGMISARLFSSNLHNFRFQSSYGKGYANNNIVLSHEGYDAVPDLQNNKLKTLNLLNIVGIYEHWWTPKWSSVVYYSYSETAKESFIPENMIQDFQNTGINLVFQPYRNLRLGAEGNYGKSKNFAQKKAEAFRIQFSTAFSF; encoded by the coding sequence ATGACGAAAAAAACACACCAAAGGCTTTTAGCCTCATTCATTCTTGTATCCTTATTGAATGGAAAAATGTATTCCCAAACTACCATTAAAACAATTACAACCCATCAGTCTGCCGCCTCTGCATCTTCAGATCATAATGCCTGGTCTGTTTATTTAAAAGGATTTATACAGACAGATGTCATGCTGGATTTTCAGGAGACCGCTTCTAAAGACGGGTTTGCAGTCCCTTCGATACTGATCCCTCAGCACAATTCAATAAGCAGCAATTTCAGTGTCAAGCAGTCACAAATAGGATTAGGTGTAAAACAATCTGATTCAGATATATCAGCTTACGTAGAAATAGATTTTCTAGGACCCAACGGAACCACTGCCCCCAGATTCAGAAAAGGATATGTTCAATGGAAAAAATTATTAGCTGGCCAGACATGGAGTAATTTTAGCGATGCAGAAATTTTTCCCAATATTTTTGATTTTGCAGGCCCTAATGGTACCCTATTTCTACGGACAATCCAGATCCGCTATACCACACAGCTTTCGAAAAAAGAAATTTTATCTTTATCCTTAGAAGATGCCAATGCCAGAAGTATTTCACTTCCTGCTAATCTAGCCTGGAAAAAAAAGGCTATGATCCCTTCATTTACAGCATTATACCGCTATGGTAATGAAAGAAATTATTTTAAGCTGGGAAGTGTTTTATCTCCTATAAGCTATGAAATGAAAAATGCTGAAGAAAAGTATACAACACATACTGTTTTGGGATTCGGAGGAATGATATCAGCCAGATTATTCAGTAGCAATCTGCATAATTTTAGGTTTCAATCATCTTATGGAAAAGGATATGCTAACAATAATATCGTTTTGAGCCATGAAGGATATGATGCTGTTCCTGACTTACAGAATAATAAGTTAAAAACACTCAATCTCCTGAATATCGTTGGTATTTATGAACATTGGTGGACCCCAAAATGGAGCTCAGTAGTTTATTATAGTTATTCTGAAACAGCAAAAGAATCTTTTATTCCTGAAAATATGATCCAGGACTTTCAAAATACAGGAATTAATCTTGTGTTTCAACCTTATAGAAATCTAAGGCTCGGTGCAGAAGGCAATTATGGGAAATCGAAAAATTTTGCCCAGAAAAAAGCTGAAGCGTTCAGAATCCAGTTCTCAACAGCATTTTCTTTTTAA
- a CDS encoding restriction endonuclease PLD domain-containing protein encodes MKSFAEIDIENGGNYLKLLAAVSKLSGLFSESNIPFINYRVAENIFCRSFNAHNLSRSDTAFDANYNSLGIGLKTFTCTSGNSTEKVAEFNSLSKALQAFSGKELAFKLAEFRNERISLANRLYSIENSLYHIVARREKELLLFETDYGHIDIENINSVKQNTSSLQFEDGKNFYSFNFSKSTLFRKFIIPEHAFRMPVEILEDPYSLLLDLFEEKGLAEKTETKEHVILPLYGYKNKKKFVFEKSGLNQWNAGGRKRDTGEVYIPIPIEIHKKYPSFFPPRDQKFKLRLPDNEVLNAKVCQDNSKALMTDPNKDLSNWLLRKTLQLTEGEYATVEKLDELGFDSVIISKNNDTNFEIDVMKTDSYEKFKEKSLL; translated from the coding sequence ATGAAATCTTTTGCTGAAATAGACATTGAAAACGGCGGCAATTATTTAAAACTTCTTGCAGCCGTTTCAAAACTTTCAGGTCTTTTCAGTGAAAGCAACATTCCTTTTATTAATTACCGGGTTGCAGAAAATATTTTCTGCAGGAGTTTTAATGCTCATAATTTAAGCCGTTCAGATACTGCATTTGATGCGAATTATAATTCATTGGGTATAGGCTTAAAAACTTTCACATGCACATCAGGAAACAGCACCGAAAAAGTTGCAGAATTTAATTCTTTATCCAAAGCATTACAAGCTTTCAGCGGGAAAGAACTCGCATTTAAATTAGCTGAATTCAGAAACGAAAGGATAAGCCTTGCCAATAGACTCTATAGCATAGAAAATTCGCTGTATCATATTGTTGCCAGAAGAGAAAAAGAATTATTACTTTTTGAAACAGATTATGGACATATCGACATCGAAAATATTAATTCCGTTAAACAAAACACTTCAAGTCTTCAGTTTGAAGACGGCAAAAATTTTTATTCATTCAATTTTTCTAAAAGTACTTTATTCCGAAAATTTATTATTCCTGAACACGCTTTCAGAATGCCTGTTGAAATCCTAGAAGACCCCTATTCTCTTTTGTTAGATCTTTTTGAGGAAAAAGGACTTGCTGAAAAAACAGAGACAAAAGAACATGTCATTCTTCCACTTTATGGCTATAAAAATAAGAAAAAATTTGTATTTGAAAAAAGTGGGCTAAATCAATGGAATGCTGGCGGCAGAAAGAGAGATACAGGAGAAGTTTACATTCCTATACCCATAGAAATTCATAAAAAATATCCTTCTTTTTTCCCACCTAGAGATCAAAAATTTAAATTAAGACTTCCTGATAATGAAGTTTTAAATGCAAAAGTTTGTCAGGATAATTCAAAAGCTTTAATGACAGATCCTAATAAAGATTTATCTAATTGGCTTTTAAGAAAAACGCTCCAATTGACAGAAGGTGAGTACGCTACTGTAGAAAAACTGGACGAATTAGGTTTTGACAGTGTCATAATTTCAAAAAATAATGACACTAATTTTGAAATTGATGTCATGAAAACTGACAGCTATGAAAAATTTAAAGAAAAAAGCCTTCTTTAA
- a CDS encoding DnaJ domain-containing protein, which produces MKDYYYFLGISQDASEEDIKKAYRKLSLKYHPDKNENDDFFAGRFREIQEAYETLNDRARRSTYDQNLENHQKNFRFNLPPAIKTFTVNKIRAKKGEEIIINWQTNNADVVKVLPFGLEKIYGERVFKITEFKDGKFQLLLHATNSLLHKTVVQGITITEIFENDSEKFRNSVEDLFKPQPRTFENPKGQPKIFRIVLAVLIVVMALYFLIKSFS; this is translated from the coding sequence ATGAAAGATTACTATTATTTTCTTGGTATTTCTCAGGATGCTTCAGAAGAAGACATCAAAAAGGCCTATAGAAAATTATCTTTAAAATATCATCCGGATAAAAATGAGAATGATGATTTTTTTGCCGGCCGTTTTCGGGAGATCCAAGAAGCTTATGAGACATTAAATGACAGAGCCAGGAGAAGTACCTATGATCAGAATTTAGAAAACCACCAAAAAAACTTCAGGTTCAATCTTCCACCGGCAATAAAAACTTTTACGGTAAATAAGATTCGTGCTAAAAAAGGAGAAGAAATCATTATTAACTGGCAGACCAATAATGCTGATGTTGTAAAAGTGCTTCCTTTTGGGCTTGAAAAAATTTATGGAGAAAGAGTTTTTAAAATCACAGAATTTAAAGACGGAAAATTCCAGCTCCTGCTTCATGCTACGAATTCACTGTTGCATAAAACTGTAGTTCAGGGGATCACCATTACAGAAATTTTTGAAAATGATTCAGAAAAATTCAGGAATAGCGTAGAAGATTTATTTAAACCACAGCCTAGAACTTTTGAGAATCCGAAAGGACAGCCGAAAATATTTAGAATAGTTTTAGCGGTGCTTATTGTAGTAATGGCACTGTATTTTTTAATAAAAAGTTTTAGCTAG
- a CDS encoding YggS family pyridoxal phosphate-dependent enzyme, whose product MKEDILHNLEVIHQRIINACKKAGRNSDEVKLLLATKTVSAEHIKTVLENGETLIAENKVQELKEKYEELKELPHKNHFIGHLQTNKIKDILKYDVCCVQSLDRLDLAVRLHQKLLSENKTIEILIQVNTSNEESKFGVHPDQAVELTRQVSKFPTLKIKGLMTIGLFSAETEKVRQCFKILKNLQQEIIHQNIPNVEMKELSMGMSGDLETAIEEGSTIVRVGTAVFGARIYPDSYYWNESKE is encoded by the coding sequence ATGAAAGAAGATATTCTCCACAACCTCGAAGTGATTCATCAAAGAATAATCAATGCCTGTAAGAAAGCCGGCAGAAATTCTGATGAAGTAAAACTGCTGCTCGCTACAAAAACTGTTTCAGCAGAACATATCAAAACGGTGCTGGAAAACGGTGAAACCCTAATTGCAGAAAATAAGGTTCAGGAACTAAAGGAAAAGTATGAAGAGCTAAAGGAGCTGCCTCATAAAAATCATTTCATAGGCCATCTTCAAACGAATAAAATAAAGGATATTTTAAAATATGACGTTTGTTGTGTTCAGTCTCTTGACCGTTTAGATTTGGCCGTAAGACTTCATCAAAAACTGTTATCAGAGAACAAAACTATTGAAATCCTAATCCAGGTTAATACTTCCAATGAAGAAAGTAAATTCGGTGTTCATCCTGATCAAGCAGTTGAGCTTACTAGACAGGTTTCAAAATTTCCTACTTTAAAAATTAAAGGGCTGATGACTATCGGTTTATTCAGTGCCGAAACAGAGAAAGTAAGACAGTGTTTTAAAATCCTTAAAAACCTGCAGCAGGAAATCATTCATCAAAATATTCCTAATGTAGAAATGAAAGAACTTTCCATGGGAATGAGCGGTGATCTGGAAACCGCTATTGAAGAAGGTTCTACAATTGTACGGGTAGGAACAGCTGTTTTTGGAGCAAGAATCTATCCGGACAGTTACTATTGGAATGAAAGTAAAGAATGA
- a CDS encoding MarR family winged helix-turn-helix transcriptional regulator produces MDESDFNLKHQNENIESKIVASLERISQAFRVLLWQESKEHVLSPIQVQVLIFLLNHSDEKRKVSYLADEFNMTKATISETIKTLEQKNLITKKYEPRDTRSYIIYLTEKGKEIADKTSFFTKQISNPIQKLTDDDKENMLQSLMDIIQQLNRSGIITIQRMCKTCSYFEPSKEGKLPYCNLLNQILETADLRIDCPEHKMKA; encoded by the coding sequence ATGGACGAATCAGATTTTAACTTAAAACACCAGAATGAAAACATTGAAAGTAAAATTGTGGCTTCTCTAGAGAGGATTTCACAGGCTTTCCGTGTTTTACTGTGGCAGGAAAGTAAGGAACATGTTTTAAGTCCGATTCAAGTACAGGTTTTAATTTTTCTTTTGAATCACAGTGATGAAAAAAGAAAAGTAAGTTATCTGGCCGATGAGTTTAATATGACCAAAGCTACGATCAGCGAAACGATAAAAACACTTGAGCAAAAAAATCTGATCACCAAAAAATATGAACCCCGCGATACTAGAAGCTATATCATCTATCTTACCGAGAAAGGAAAAGAAATTGCTGATAAAACATCATTTTTCACCAAACAGATCAGCAATCCGATTCAGAAATTAACTGACGATGACAAAGAAAATATGCTTCAAAGTTTAATGGATATTATCCAGCAGTTAAACAGATCTGGTATTATTACCATCCAGCGGATGTGCAAAACATGCAGCTATTTTGAGCCTTCGAAAGAGGGAAAACTTCCTTACTGTAATCTCCTGAATCAAATTTTGGAAACTGCTGATCTAAGAATAGACTGCCCTGAACATAAAATGAAAGCTTAA
- the gcvP gene encoding aminomethyl-transferring glycine dehydrogenase encodes MNTEQFVSRHISLNEADREAMLERVGVSSIEELISQTIPSSIRLEKDLEISEPLSEYEMLTHSKELASKNTDYTSYIGFGYHNTLLPSAIQRNIFENPSWYTAYTPYQAEIAQGRLEALLNYQTVVCDLTGFALANASLLDESTAAAEAMHMFFNNRTKDQKKADANKFFVSDLVLPQTVSVLKTKAEGLAIEIVEGDHKTHEFDDSYYGVLLQYPGKNGVVLDYTENIATYKKLDLQVVVACDPMALVKLKSPASMGADCAVGTSQRFGIPLGYGGPHAAFFSCKEDYKRDIPGRIIGVSQDMYGKRALRMALQTREQHIKRERATSNICTAQVLLAVMAGMYAVYHGPKGLNYIADQIHFKANALKGGLQALGYQTVEEPIFDTVKILMNEDEKGRLSRMMLDHRLNLNYFTEGVVSIAINESTTLDKLNYLMASFAQFKDKQTFKLEIKEGYSIPEENLRKDEILTESVFNKYHTETELMRYIKRLERKDLSLTHSMISLGSCTMKLNAATQMLPLSWDNWGAVHPFVPVDQAGGYQEMIKELEKDLSEITGFAGTSLQPNSGAQGEYAGLMVIREYHISRGEGHRNVVLIPQSAHGTNPASAAMAGMKIVVVKNLESGEIDFEDLKAKTAQHSEKLSCVMITYPSTYGFFDANIKEITSLIHQHGGQVYMDGANMNAQVGYTSPGNIGADVCHLNLHKTFAIPHGGGGPGVGPICVAKHLVPFLPTNANIKIGSKEAIEGISAAPYGSGLILNISYSYIKMLGTDGLKKATGHAILNANYLKEILAEHFPILYSNENGKVAHECIVDFRQFKSLGIEVADVAKRLMDYGFHAPTVSFPVAGTLMIEPTESESKTEIDRFAEALIAIKQEIDEIANGEADQANNVLKNAPHTEQIVISDSWDKPYSREKAAYPLEWVRDHKFFASVSRVDEAYGDRNLVCTCEPIEAYM; translated from the coding sequence ATGAATACAGAACAGTTTGTGAGCCGTCACATTTCACTAAATGAAGCCGATAGAGAGGCTATGTTGGAAAGAGTTGGCGTTTCAAGTATCGAAGAGTTAATTTCTCAAACAATCCCGTCATCTATCCGTTTAGAAAAAGACCTTGAAATCTCAGAACCGCTTTCAGAATACGAAATGCTTACTCATTCGAAAGAATTAGCATCGAAAAATACTGACTATACAAGCTATATTGGTTTTGGATATCACAATACATTATTACCATCGGCTATTCAAAGGAATATTTTTGAAAACCCGAGCTGGTATACAGCCTACACTCCTTATCAGGCGGAGATCGCACAGGGAAGATTAGAAGCTTTGCTTAACTATCAGACTGTTGTGTGTGATTTGACAGGTTTTGCACTGGCTAATGCTTCATTGTTAGATGAATCTACAGCGGCTGCAGAAGCAATGCACATGTTCTTCAATAACAGAACAAAAGATCAGAAAAAAGCAGATGCAAACAAATTCTTTGTCTCTGACCTTGTTCTTCCTCAGACAGTTTCTGTTTTAAAGACTAAAGCTGAAGGGCTGGCTATTGAGATCGTTGAAGGTGATCACAAAACTCACGAGTTTGACGATTCCTATTATGGGGTCCTATTACAATATCCAGGTAAAAATGGTGTTGTTTTGGATTATACAGAAAACATCGCAACATACAAAAAATTAGATTTACAGGTTGTTGTAGCTTGTGATCCGATGGCATTGGTGAAATTAAAATCACCCGCTTCAATGGGAGCCGACTGTGCTGTTGGAACTTCACAGAGGTTTGGGATTCCATTAGGGTATGGAGGACCTCACGCCGCATTTTTCTCTTGTAAAGAAGATTATAAAAGAGATATTCCGGGAAGAATTATCGGGGTTTCTCAGGATATGTACGGAAAACGTGCATTAAGAATGGCTTTACAGACTAGAGAGCAGCATATCAAAAGAGAAAGAGCAACTTCAAACATCTGTACAGCTCAGGTTCTTTTGGCGGTAATGGCTGGAATGTATGCTGTTTATCACGGACCGAAAGGATTAAATTATATCGCCGATCAGATCCACTTTAAAGCAAATGCTTTGAAAGGAGGTCTTCAGGCTTTAGGATATCAGACTGTTGAAGAGCCTATCTTTGATACTGTAAAAATCTTGATGAATGAAGATGAAAAAGGAAGATTATCAAGAATGATGCTTGATCACAGACTTAACCTAAACTATTTTACAGAAGGGGTTGTAAGTATTGCGATCAACGAAAGTACCACATTAGATAAACTAAATTATTTAATGGCTTCTTTCGCTCAGTTTAAAGATAAGCAGACTTTCAAATTAGAAATTAAAGAAGGATACAGCATTCCTGAAGAAAATTTAAGAAAAGACGAAATTCTTACAGAGAGTGTATTCAATAAATACCATACTGAAACGGAATTGATGCGTTACATCAAACGTTTGGAAAGAAAAGATTTATCATTAACTCATTCAATGATTTCATTGGGATCTTGTACAATGAAACTGAACGCTGCTACTCAAATGTTACCACTTTCTTGGGATAACTGGGGAGCTGTTCACCCATTTGTACCAGTTGACCAGGCAGGAGGATATCAGGAAATGATTAAAGAATTAGAAAAAGATCTTTCTGAAATCACTGGTTTTGCAGGAACTTCTCTTCAGCCTAACTCTGGAGCTCAGGGAGAATATGCAGGATTAATGGTCATCAGAGAATATCACATTTCAAGAGGCGAAGGTCACAGAAATGTAGTACTGATTCCTCAGTCTGCACACGGAACCAATCCAGCTTCTGCAGCAATGGCAGGAATGAAGATCGTGGTTGTTAAAAATCTTGAAAGCGGAGAAATTGATTTTGAAGATTTAAAAGCTAAAACAGCACAGCATTCTGAAAAGCTATCTTGTGTAATGATCACATATCCGTCAACATACGGATTTTTTGATGCAAACATTAAAGAAATTACAAGCCTGATCCATCAGCATGGCGGACAAGTATATATGGATGGTGCCAATATGAACGCTCAGGTAGGATATACAAGTCCTGGAAACATCGGAGCAGATGTCTGCCACTTGAACTTACACAAAACTTTTGCAATTCCTCACGGAGGCGGAGGTCCTGGAGTAGGTCCTATCTGTGTGGCAAAACACTTAGTGCCGTTCTTACCAACGAATGCAAATATTAAAATAGGGTCTAAAGAAGCTATCGAAGGTATTTCTGCAGCTCCTTACGGTTCAGGATTAATTTTAAATATTTCTTATTCATATATTAAAATGCTTGGAACTGACGGCTTGAAAAAAGCAACAGGCCATGCTATTTTAAATGCGAATTATTTAAAAGAAATTCTAGCAGAACACTTCCCAATTTTATATTCAAATGAAAATGGAAAAGTAGCCCACGAATGTATCGTAGACTTCCGTCAGTTCAAATCATTAGGGATTGAAGTTGCGGATGTGGCTAAGAGATTAATGGATTATGGTTTCCATGCTCCTACAGTTTCTTTCCCGGTTGCAGGAACATTGATGATCGAGCCTACAGAATCTGAAAGCAAGACTGAGATCGACCGCTTTGCAGAAGCATTAATCGCTATCAAGCAGGAAATTGATGAGATTGCTAACGGAGAAGCAGATCAGGCTAATAACGTATTGAAAAATGCGCCTCACACAGAGCAGATCGTAATTTCTGATTCTTGGGATAAACCTTACAGCAGGGAAAAGGCAGCTTATCCGCTGGAGTGGGTGAGAGACCACAAATTCTTCGCTTCTGTATCCAGAGTGGATGAAGCTTATGGAGATAGAAACTTAGTTTGTACTTGTGAGCCGATCGAAGCTTATATGTAA
- the vsr gene encoding DNA mismatch endonuclease Vsr produces the protein MDNLNKEQRRKNMQAIKSTGTKAEVLLAKTLYARGFRYRKNDKSVYGTPDLVFKKIKLAVFVDGEFWHGKDWEIRKHSIGSNKEYWLNKIEKNILRDEKVNTQLVENGWTILRFWSRDITKNLLSCVLQVEHEIRSLKMNFEEKISIETIENKQYKIKIIEPEEYKEAVLTHYIHNKNGHSKYKKNALQYAKEILEKKYPEEKITLKIAEEAIEYGVFENKTIPFSPDKKSKFQFIDLFAGIGGFRLALQNLGGSCVYSSEWEKNAQKTYYTNFGEYPFGDITKELVKDYIPPKFDILCAGFPCQAFSIAGHQKGFSDTRGTLFFDIEQIAEKHRPKVIFLENVKNLVSHDKGNTFRVIKEILENKLKYKVFSQVLNSMTHANIPQNRERIFIVAFDPEQVPDYEKFSFPEEIKLTKTIHDFLEEGKQPEKYYYSKDHMYYPELERTMTKKDTVYQWRRIYVRENKSNVCPTLTANMGAGGHNVPLIKDDFGIRKLTPRECFSFQGYPKNYILPESADSKLYMQAGNSVTTPLIQRIAKKITEVL, from the coding sequence ATGGATAATCTGAACAAGGAACAAAGAAGGAAAAACATGCAGGCCATAAAATCTACGGGGACAAAAGCCGAGGTTTTACTGGCCAAAACACTTTATGCCCGGGGATTCCGATACAGAAAAAATGATAAAAGTGTGTATGGAACTCCTGATCTGGTCTTCAAAAAAATAAAACTGGCAGTTTTTGTAGACGGCGAATTCTGGCATGGAAAAGACTGGGAAATAAGAAAACATTCTATAGGAAGCAATAAAGAGTATTGGCTCAATAAGATAGAGAAAAACATTCTGCGGGACGAAAAAGTAAATACTCAGCTTGTAGAAAACGGATGGACTATTCTCAGGTTCTGGAGCAGAGATATCACTAAAAATTTATTATCTTGCGTCTTGCAAGTTGAACATGAGATTAGAAGTTTGAAAATGAATTTTGAAGAAAAAATTTCAATTGAAACAATTGAAAACAAACAGTATAAAATAAAAATTATTGAGCCTGAAGAGTATAAAGAGGCAGTTCTAACTCATTATATACATAATAAGAATGGACATTCAAAATACAAAAAGAATGCATTACAATATGCCAAGGAAATTCTTGAAAAAAAATACCCTGAAGAAAAAATTACGTTAAAAATTGCTGAAGAAGCCATTGAATATGGTGTATTTGAAAATAAAACAATCCCTTTTTCACCTGATAAAAAATCAAAGTTTCAATTTATAGATTTATTTGCCGGCATCGGAGGTTTCCGTCTTGCATTGCAGAACCTAGGAGGAAGCTGTGTATATTCAAGTGAATGGGAGAAAAATGCACAGAAAACATACTATACTAATTTTGGTGAATATCCTTTTGGTGACATCACAAAAGAACTCGTAAAAGATTACATTCCCCCAAAATTTGATATTCTTTGTGCGGGTTTTCCTTGTCAGGCTTTTTCCATTGCCGGACATCAAAAAGGATTTTCAGATACAAGGGGAACTTTATTTTTTGATATCGAACAGATCGCTGAAAAGCATAGACCCAAAGTTATATTTTTAGAAAATGTGAAAAATTTGGTTTCCCACGATAAGGGAAACACATTTAGAGTAATTAAAGAAATTTTAGAAAATAAACTTAAATATAAAGTTTTTTCACAAGTTCTCAATTCTATGACCCATGCTAATATACCGCAGAACAGAGAAAGAATATTTATTGTTGCTTTTGATCCTGAGCAAGTTCCGGATTACGAAAAATTTAGCTTTCCTGAAGAAATTAAGCTAACAAAGACCATTCATGACTTTTTAGAAGAAGGGAAACAGCCTGAAAAATATTACTACTCTAAAGATCATATGTATTATCCTGAGCTGGAAAGAACAATGACTAAAAAAGATACTGTTTATCAGTGGCGTAGAATTTATGTCCGGGAAAATAAAAGTAATGTATGCCCTACTCTAACCGCAAATATGGGAGCTGGCGGACATAACGTACCCCTTATAAAAGATGATTTTGGAATCAGAAAGCTCACGCCTAGAGAATGTTTTTCATTCCAAGGATATCCTAAAAACTACATCCTTCCTGAATCTGCTGACAGCAAACTATATATGCAGGCCGGCAACTCCGTAACAACACCGTTGATCCAAAGAATCGCGAAAAAAATCACAGAAGTTTTGTAA